The sequence below is a genomic window from Cryobacterium arcticum.
TCCCGGCCACTCCAGCCTCGGCCAGCGCTACCGCGCGGTCCTGGGCGACCGCACCTTCGTGGGTGTCGCCATCATCGGCGCCATGACCTTCACCGGGCTGTTCTCCTACCTCTCCTCATCGCCGTTCCTGTTCCAGCAGGTCTACGACTTCAGCGCCCAGCAGTACGGCGTGCTCTTCGCGATCAACTCCCTCGGCATCGTCGTGGGGGTGCAGACCAGCTCCCGGCTGATGCACCGCTACAACGTGGGCCCGCAGAACATCCTGATCGGGGCCACGGCCGTGCTGGTGCTCACCTCGGCGGCCATCTTCACCCTCGACCTGCTGGGTGCCGGCCTGTGGGGCACGCTCATCCCGCTCTGGTTCTTCATCGCCGGCTGTGGATTCACCTTCCCCACAGTGCAGGTCATCGCCCTCAACTCGCACGGCAGCGAGGCCGGCACCGCCGCATCCCTCCTGGGCGCGGCCAACTTCGGTATCGCCGGCCTGATCTCCCCGGTCGTGGGCCTGCTCGGCGTGGGTACCGCCGTTCCGATGGCCTCGGTGATGGGCGTGTGCGCGATCATCTCCGTGCTGAGCCTGTGGCTGATCGTGCGCCCGCGCACGGTGGCTGCGCTGGGCCACTGACCTCACGAGCCACGCCCCGTCGCCACCGCACCGGGCCGTCACCGGAGCGACGCCTCGGTATGGAAGAATCTCGAACGTGACCTTCACTCAGCCCGCCGGTGCGAACCTCCCCGAGAGTGCAACGGTCGACGTGCTCACGCGCAACGGCGTCACGGTGCTGGGCGACCCGGCCGGGCAGCCCGTGGTCTTCGGACCCGGCTACGGCACCAGCCAGAACATGTGGCGCCTGGTGGCGCCGCAATTCGCGGACGAACGCCGGGTGGTGCGCTTCGACCACGTCGGCTCGGGTGACTCCGACGTCTCGGCCTACGACCGGCGCAAATACGATTCGCTGCGCGGCTACGCGGCCGACCTGCTCGAGATCCTGCGCGCTCTCGACCTGCATGATGTGGTGTTTGTGGGCCACTCGGTGAGCGCCATGATCGGCGCCCTGGCCGCCGTGGAGGAGCCGGAGCGTTTCGCCCGGCTGATCATGCTCGGGCCCTCACCGCGCTACCTCAACGACGAGGGCTACCTGGGCGGCTTCGAACGCGCCGACGTCGACGCTCTCCTCGACGCGCTCGAGGTCAACCACGTGAGCTGGGCGGCCGAGATGGCGCCGGCGCTGATGAAGAACGCCGACCGCCCCGAGCTGGCCGCGGAGCTGGCCGAGAGCATGGCCCGCACGAACACCATGGTCGCGCAGCACTTCGCCCGGGTCACCTTCCTCTCGGACTGGCGCCGGCTGCTCAAGAACATCACCACGCCCACGCTGATCCTGCAGTCCTCCGACGACCTGATCGCCCCGCTCGAGGTGGGCGCGTACCTGCACGAGCACATCGTCGGCAGCGAACTCGTGGTGCTCAACGCCGCCGGGCACTACGCGCACCTGTCCGATCCCGGCGAGATCGAGCGCCAGATCCGGCGCTTTCTGTGACTGATGCGGGTGGCCCGCCCGACGACGTCGCCCGCGCCCTCTTCCACCACGCTCCGGCCGGCCTGTTCGCCATGACGGCAGACGGGGTCATCCGCTCGGCCAACGACACATTCTGCGAGTGGACCGGCTACCCCCGTGAGGACGTGGTGGGCCGGTACTTCCTGGCCCTGCTCTCCCGCGGCAGCAAGCTCATCTTCGAGACCCGCTACATGCCGCTGCTGCAGACGCAGAGCCGGCTGAACGAGATGATGCTCACCCTCTCCACCAACGTCGGCGGCACCCGCAACGTGCTGGTCAGCTCGGTGCTGGACGACTCCGGCGCCGAGGCGCTGGTCTACGCTGCCGTCTTCGACGCCGGGATCCGGCTTAAGTACGAGCGCGACCTGTTGGAGGCCCGGCGCGCGGCCGAGACCGCCGTGGCCCGGGTGCGCATCCTGCAGGCCGCCGCGGCGGGCCTCGCGCCCGCATCCACCCTCGCCGCGTTCGGTTCGGCCTTACGGGTCTCGGCCGAGATGGCCACGGATGCCGCGCACGTCTCGGTGATCGTCACCGGCGCAGACGGCACCCTCGAGCTGGTCTCGGGGGCCCGGCCGCTCGCGGAAACCGTCGACCTGGCAGACCTGCTGCCCGTGGGCGCGGCGCTGGCCTCCGGCCTGCCGGTGCTGTGCCGGAGCGCCGCCGACATCGCGGAGAGTTTTCCCGGGCTGGCGGCCGCTCTCGATGCGGAGGGCGTCGAGGCGCTCTGCGTCGTGCCCATCATCGACAACGGCACCGTCAGCGGAGCCATCGCCTGCTGGTTCCAGCGGCAGCGGGTGCTCGACGAGAACCTGCTCGACCTGCTCGGTGCGCTGGCCACGCAGGCGGCGCCGGTGCTCGAACGCATCCACCTGCAGCACCAGATCGAGCACCAGTCCCTGCACGATTCCCTCACCGGCCTGCCCAACCGGCGTGCGCTGCAGAACCGGCTGCGGCGACTGCTCGGCGACGCGGAGCGCCACGGGCGAGCGGTCGCGGTACTGTTCCTCGACCTCGATGGTTTCAAGGCGATCAACGACGACTTCGGCCACGAGGCCGGCGACCAGGTGTTGGAGCAGGTCGCCCTGCGGCTCCGACGGGTGCTGCGGGAGGATGACACCCCGAGCCGGTTCGGCGGCGACGAGTTCGTGATCGCGTCGGACCGCATCGACCAGACGAGCGCGCTCGAGGTGGCCCAGCGCATCCGCCAAGCCGTGCGGGAACCGCTCGACGGCCTCGCGCAGGGCCAACGAGTCTCGGCCAGCATCGGCATCAGCGTTTACACCCCGGGCATCACCACCCCGCTGAGCCCGGACGACCTGATCGCCCTCGCCGACGAGGCCATGCTCACCTCCAAGCGGGCCGGCAAGGGCCGTGACACCCTGCTCACTGCCTGAGCCGGTGCACTCGGCCCGGCTGGTACCCCGCGGGTCCAAGCGGGTTCCCACCTGCGCCGATCTACGATTGCCTGATGGACCCCTCCCGATCAGACGAGACTGAGCCCACCAGACCCGATTCGCCCACCCCGGCCACGGCCGACGCCGCGGCGGATGCACCGTCCCGCCGCATCGCCCGCCGCTGGCCGCTGATCAGCGGGGCGATTGCCGTTCTCTTCGCCTTCCTACTCGGCGCCCTGATCCTCACCCGCGGCAGCGGGCGCCCGATCGAGGCCGATCTGGAGTGGATGGAAGAGATCCTCGAGCACCGGTCGCCGGTCTGGGAGGTGCCTGCCCTCGTGATGAACTTCCTCGGCGCGGGGATCGCCGGGGTGTTCGTGATCCCGATCGCGATCGTCGTGACCCTGTTCGTGCTGAGGCGCCCGTGGGCGGCGCTGTACTTCGTGCTCGCCACCGTCGCCAGCGCCGGCCTGGTGCAGCTGCTGAAGACCCTGTTCGGTCGGGCCCGCCCCGAAGACATGCTGGTCACCTCCGACTTCGGGTCGTTCCCATCCGGCCACGTGGCGAACGCGGCAACCATGGCCGTGCTGCTGGGCGTCATCTTCCCCCGGCTGTGGGTATGGATCGCCGGCGCGGTGTACACGGTGGCGATGATGGTCAGCCGCACCTATCTCGGCGCGCACTGGCTCACCGACACCATCGGTGGCCTGCTGCTCGGTGTGGGGGTGGCCGTGGTCTTGTGGGCGCCGCTGGCGGCCAAGCTCGACGGCGAGAATACTCTCGCCAGACGCCGGGCGGCAGGGTCGAATGCGTCAGGGCGCCCGGCGCCGCGATGACCCGCCGCGACCGTCGAGCATCCACCCGGTCCAACCGATGACCGAACCTTGCACCGATCCGTCCGACGAGTTCGACGACTCGCTCACCAATCCCTCGGGCATCTATGTCTTACGCGAACGGAACGTACCCGGCGGCCGCATGGAGGTCTCCGGGCACGCCACCTTCCAGGGCGTGCGGCTGCGAGTGCGCGGTGTCGGCCGGGACGGCCGGGTATCGGTCGCCGGTGACCTTCCGCTGTACGGGGTGTTCGGGCGCGAAGAAGACCCCCAGGTGGGAGTGGCGTTCGGCCGGGTGGACTTCGGGTGGCTGAGCCGGTTCTGGCTGACCCGCACGACCACCTTCGACCTGATCGACGAGACCACGCCGCAGCCCGGGCTGATGGCATCCATCGGCGGGCTGACGGTGGGCCTGGTCAACACCGACGGCACCGTCAGTAAGGCGGGGGTGCCTCAGCTGCAGCTGATCTGGCTGAGTACGGCCGAGCCTGAGGGCGAGGGCTGGGCACCGGATGGCTACGGCTTATTCACGAAGATCGTCGACCGGAGTCTCGTCTCGGTGGTGCGCCGGGTGGAGTGGACCGCGATCTGGCGGGATTTCACCGTGCAGATCGCCGCGATCCGTGACGGACGGGCGATGATCTTCGCCGGGGGAGGCGGGGAGCCACCGTTGAACGCACCAGAGGTCGTGCTGGGAGGAGGCCGTCGCAGCAACGGCTGGTCTGCCGTGGTGCCGTTGGCGCAGCTGAGTCTGCGCGGTTGGACCCTCACCGAGAGCCCGTTGGGCGTCGGAGTCGTGGACGCATGCGTGGGAACGTTGCGTGGCCGCACGGCGTCGATGGTTCGCGTGGCGGAGCCGCACGTGGCCGGCGAGGAGCGGGTGGCTGCCCCGGGCAGCGCCGTCGTCGTCGAGAAGAACCGGGGTGACACCGTGACCGACGAGTTCGTCCTGGTCGCGTCGTCCCAGCACTACTGGACGTGGCGGGTGACCGTCGACGAAAGCGAGGTGTCCGACCTCCGGCAGGTGACCGCCACCACCACCGTGAACGGGCTGACCCATCCCGTCCAGTGGCGTGATGACGGTGCGGGACTCGTGTACCTGAGTCACTCCACGGTGGACATCGCGGACACGACTCCCTTCATCTATACTGTGCAGCCCATCGATCGGAGTGCGCTGCCCGTCGACTCCAAGGTCTTGTCGCTCCACTAGCCCCAGCATCACCACCACCGACGATAGGGAACCTGACATGCCCGCATCCGCCGCCGCGCTGCCGGACCCCTTCGACGGTTCGCTGACGAACCCCGCCAGCGTGGAGGTGCTCCGAGCCCGGCCGATCCCGGGCGGCCACACTGAAGTCCGCGGTCACGCGACCTTCCGGGGAGTGCGCGTTGACGTCTACCTCGTGAATTATGACGGTCGGGTGTACATCGGCGGGGACCTGCCGAAGAAGGGCGTCTACCGCCGCGACGACGACCCCCGGCTGGAAGGGGTGACGGGAATGGTGGACTTCAGGGCGCTGGACCGGTTCTGGCTGACCCGCACAACGACCTACGACGTGATCGACGAGAGCACCCCGCAGCCCGGCGTCACGACCAGGGTCGACGGCCGGGACTTCGCCGTGGCCGACACCTGCGGCACCGTGAGCGAGGCCGGGGTGCCGCAGCTCCAGCTGATCTGGCCCGGTGCCGGCGAACCCACCGCCGACCTGGCGGGAGCCGACTGGACGCCTGACGACTACGGCGCGTTCACGGCGCTGGTGGACCGGAGTCGGGCCTCGGTGGTGCGGCAGGTGGCGTGGCAGGCAGTGTGGCGGGACTTCACGGTGACCGTTGCCGGCATCCGTGAGGGTCGGGCACTGGTCTATGTGGGCACAGGCGGAGTGCCGGAGTTCGACGTGCCCGAGATCACGATCGTCGAGGACAATCTGACCAGCGGCTGGTCGGCGCTGGTGCCGGTGGAGCAGCTGAGCCTGCAGTCGTGGACACGCGTGGACCGCCCACTGGGCTCCGGCACCATGGCCGGGTTCGTCGGCCGCGTGCGCGGTCGGTATGCGCTGGTCAGCCGGCCCGCCGTACCGCGCCCGAAGCCGGGGGAAGCCCCTGTCGCCGCTGCGGGCACGGGGTTCGTGGCCGACAAGGACCAGGGTGAGTCCGTGACCGACGATTTCTTCCTGTTTCCGCGCACCTCGGGACACGACTCGTACTGGGAGTGGCGTGCCCACCTCGACGCGAACGAGGTCACCGACCTCACGCAGGTGTCCGCGACCACCACCTGGCGAGGCGAGACCTACGCGGTCGAGGGCTGCAACGACGAGACGGCCCAGGTCTACCTCAATCGCAGCGCGGTGGACGTCCTCGAAACGACGCCGTTGGTGTATTCCGCGCGGAGGGTCGAACGATCTGAGCTGCCCGTGGCCCGAGTGCCATCCTGGCCATACGGGCCGGAGGGACCGCGCAAACGGATGTCGACCGCGTACTGACATTCCAGGCGGCGGCGCGCTAGCGTCAGGGGCATGAGAATTCTCCTCGTAGGTGCCGGTGGCGTCGGTGACGCCTTCGCGAAGATCGTTGCCCGCCGTTCGTTCTACGAGCACGTGGTGGTGAGTGACTACGACCTGAGCCGGGCGGAGCGCACCATCGAGGCGATCAAGGCCCGGCATGGCGCCGAGACCGCCGACCGGTTCACGGCGGCGCAGATCGACGCATCCGACCCGGAAGTGGTGGCCCGGGTCGCGCGCGAGCACGGTGCCAGCCACGTGATGAACGCCGTGGAGCCCAAGTTCGTGCAGAGCATCTTCGCGGGCGCGCTCGCCGCGGGCGCCGACTACCTCGACATGGCGATGAGCCTGAGCGAGCCGCATCCGACCGACCCGCACTCGAAGACCGGCATCAAGCTCGGTGACGACCAGTTCGAGCAGGCGCCCGATTGGGAGACCAGTGGAAGCCTGGCTCTCGTGGGGATGGGTGTGGAGCCCGGGCTCTCCGACGTTTTCGCCCGCTACGCCGCCGACCACCTGTTCAGTGAGATCGACGAGCTGGGCACCCGCGACGGCGCCAACCTGGTCGTGCGCGACGAGGCCGGCAACGAGATCTTCGCGCCGTCGTTCAGTATTTGGACCACCATCGAGGAGTGCCTGAATCCGCCGGTGATCTTCGAGAAGGATCGCGGCTGGTTCACGACGCCGCCGTTCAGCGAGCCGGAGGTGTTCGACTTCCCCGAGGGCATCGGCCCGGTGGAGTGCGTCAACGTGGAACACGAAGAGGTGCTGCTGATGCCGCGCTGGCTGGATGCGAAGCGGGTCACCTTCAAGTACGGGCTCGGCGAGGAGTTCATCGGGGTGCTGAAGACCCTGCACCTGCTTGGCCTGGACAGCGTCGACCCGGTGAAGGTGCGCACCGCGGACGGCCCGGCGATGGTCGCGCCCCGCGATGTGGTGGCGGCCAGCCTGCCCGACCCGGCCACGATCGGGCCGCGCATGACGGGCAAGACCTGCGCGGGCGTGTGGGTGACCGGTACCGGCACGGATGGCGCGCCGAGGGAGGTCTACCTGTATCACGTGAGCGACAACGAGTGGACGATGGCCGAGTACGACGCCCAGTGCGTGGTCTGGCAGACCGCGCTGAACCCGGCGATCGCGCTGGAGCTGCTCGCGACCGGCGTGTGGACCGGAACCGGGGTGCTCGGCCCGGAGGCCTTCGACGCCAAACCGTACCTCGACCTGATGGCCGCCCCCGAGCCCGCCGGCTACGGCCAGCCCTGGGGCCTCGAGGAGCGCACCCCCGCTGCCTGACGCTCTCTCGCGGGTGCTGGCTGCCGCGCATCCGCAGGCCGCCTGACGGGGTCTCGACAGGCTCGACCAGCGTGTTGGTTGCGCCCCGCACGTCGGTCGATCCAGTCGAGACCCGGTGGGCAGGTCTCGGGTTCGCGCCCCCACGGCGGTCGAGCCTGTCGAGACCGGGTGGGCCGGCTTTGGGTTCGTGCCCACGCGGTGGTCGAGCCTGTCGAGACCGGCTGACGCGCGGGTGTGTCGGTGCGGCGCGCGTTCGTCGGTCGTCTCGCGCGGTCTCGACCGGCTCGACCACTGTGCGCGACTGGCACGCACAGCCCGCTCCCGAGCCGCTTCGATAGAGTCGCCCCATGCATGACTACGACGACTACGACGGCCGCCCAGTGGGATTCATGGGCAAGCTCCGCGGGATGAAGGGGCTCACCTGGATCCTGATCCTGTCGTTGGTCGCCATCACCGTCGGTGCCACGACCCTGCTGTTCCTCTTCCAGAGCTAGGAGCCGCGCCGGAATCGCCGCACCGGATCGTGCCGCCCGCGCCGCGCCGCCGGACCGCGCCGCACCCGGACCGCTAACCTAAACGCGGGGGTGCAAGGCCTCCGTCGGCCTGCGCCGACTCACCAGAGCCGACGAAAGAGACCCCCATGCTGCCCCCCACCGCGGCCATCGCATCCGTTTTTCGCAAATACGCCGACTTCACCGGCCGCGCACAGCGCAGCGAGTACTGGTGGTTCGCCCTGCTGCTCTGGGTGGTGCTCGGGGGGCTCCAGCTCCTGCAGCTGATCC
It includes:
- a CDS encoding alpha/beta fold hydrolase, whose amino-acid sequence is MTFTQPAGANLPESATVDVLTRNGVTVLGDPAGQPVVFGPGYGTSQNMWRLVAPQFADERRVVRFDHVGSGDSDVSAYDRRKYDSLRGYAADLLEILRALDLHDVVFVGHSVSAMIGALAAVEEPERFARLIMLGPSPRYLNDEGYLGGFERADVDALLDALEVNHVSWAAEMAPALMKNADRPELAAELAESMARTNTMVAQHFARVTFLSDWRRLLKNITTPTLILQSSDDLIAPLEVGAYLHEHIVGSELVVLNAAGHYAHLSDPGEIERQIRRFL
- a CDS encoding phosphatase PAP2 family protein; the protein is MDPSRSDETEPTRPDSPTPATADAAADAPSRRIARRWPLISGAIAVLFAFLLGALILTRGSGRPIEADLEWMEEILEHRSPVWEVPALVMNFLGAGIAGVFVIPIAIVVTLFVLRRPWAALYFVLATVASAGLVQLLKTLFGRARPEDMLVTSDFGSFPSGHVANAATMAVLLGVIFPRLWVWIAGAVYTVAMMVSRTYLGAHWLTDTIGGLLLGVGVAVVLWAPLAAKLDGENTLARRRAAGSNASGRPAPR
- a CDS encoding saccharopine dehydrogenase family protein, coding for MRILLVGAGGVGDAFAKIVARRSFYEHVVVSDYDLSRAERTIEAIKARHGAETADRFTAAQIDASDPEVVARVAREHGASHVMNAVEPKFVQSIFAGALAAGADYLDMAMSLSEPHPTDPHSKTGIKLGDDQFEQAPDWETSGSLALVGMGVEPGLSDVFARYAADHLFSEIDELGTRDGANLVVRDEAGNEIFAPSFSIWTTIEECLNPPVIFEKDRGWFTTPPFSEPEVFDFPEGIGPVECVNVEHEEVLLMPRWLDAKRVTFKYGLGEEFIGVLKTLHLLGLDSVDPVKVRTADGPAMVAPRDVVAASLPDPATIGPRMTGKTCAGVWVTGTGTDGAPREVYLYHVSDNEWTMAEYDAQCVVWQTALNPAIALELLATGVWTGTGVLGPEAFDAKPYLDLMAAPEPAGYGQPWGLEERTPAA
- a CDS encoding diguanylate cyclase, giving the protein MTDAGGPPDDVARALFHHAPAGLFAMTADGVIRSANDTFCEWTGYPREDVVGRYFLALLSRGSKLIFETRYMPLLQTQSRLNEMMLTLSTNVGGTRNVLVSSVLDDSGAEALVYAAVFDAGIRLKYERDLLEARRAAETAVARVRILQAAAAGLAPASTLAAFGSALRVSAEMATDAAHVSVIVTGADGTLELVSGARPLAETVDLADLLPVGAALASGLPVLCRSAADIAESFPGLAAALDAEGVEALCVVPIIDNGTVSGAIACWFQRQRVLDENLLDLLGALATQAAPVLERIHLQHQIEHQSLHDSLTGLPNRRALQNRLRRLLGDAERHGRAVAVLFLDLDGFKAINDDFGHEAGDQVLEQVALRLRRVLREDDTPSRFGGDEFVIASDRIDQTSALEVAQRIRQAVREPLDGLAQGQRVSASIGISVYTPGITTPLSPDDLIALADEAMLTSKRAGKGRDTLLTA